From Rhodococcus sp. B7740:
CGGTGAAGGCGAACGGGCTGGTTCGGTTGCGGTCACCGGGATCGGTCGGCAGCACGGGCAGGGTGTCGGCACCGATCATCATGGTGCCCTTGCCCTTCGACGAGGTGGCCGCGCCCTTGGCGATCTGATCGAACACGTCGGCGAGCTGATCGCCGAGGAAGATCGAGATGATCGCGGGCGGAGCCTCGTTCGCGCCGAGGCGGTGGTCGTTGGTCGCCGACGCCACCGACGCGCGCAGCAGACCGCCGTACTTGTGTACCGCGCGGATGACGGCGGCACAGAAGACCAAGAACTGCGCGTTGTCGTGTGGGTTGTCGCCGGGAACCAGCAGCGATCCGAGGTCGGAGTTTCCGAGCGAGAAGTTGACGTGCTTGCCGGAGCCGTTGACGCCCTCGAAGGGCTTCTCGTGGAACAGGCACTCCATGCCGTGCTTCTTGGCGATGGTCTTGAACGTCGTCATCAGCAGTTGCTGGTGATCGGCCGCGATGTTTCCGCGCTCGAACATCGGGGCGATCTCGAACTGTCCGGGTGCGACCTCGTTGTGCCTGGTCTTGGCCGGGATGCCGAGCTTGAACAGCTCGCGTTCGGTGTCCATCATGAAGCCGAGCACCCGCTCGGGGATGGCACCGAAGTAGTGATCGTCGAACTCCTGGCCCTTGGGCGGCTTCGAGCCGAACAGGGTGCGGCCTGCATTGAGCAGGTCCGGCCGGGCGAGGAAGAAGTGCCGGTCGACGAGGAAGTACTCCTGCTCGGGGCCGCAGAACGAGACGATGTTCTCGACGTTCTCGTGGCCGAAGAGCTTCAGGATGCGCTCGGCATGACCGCCCATCGCCTGCTGGCTGCGCAGCAGCGGCGTTTTGTGGTCGAGGGCTTCACCGGTCATCGAGACGAACACCGTCGGGATACAGAGAGTGTTGCCGTTCGGATTCTCGAGCACGTATGCCGGGCTGGTGACGTCCCAGCCGGTGTATCCGCGCGCCTCGAACGTGTTGCGCAGGCCGCCGTTGGGGAAGCTCGATGCGTCGGGCTCGCCCTGGATCAGGGTCTTGCCCGCGAATTCCGCAAGTGCGCTGCCGTCACCGACCGGATCGAAGAAGCTGTCGTGCTTCTCGGCCGTCAACCCGGTGAGCGGGTAGAAGACGTGCGCGTAGTGCGTCGCGCCTTTCTCGAGTGCCCAGTCCTTCATCGCCGACGCGACAGCGTCGGCCACCATGGGGTCGAGCTTCTTGCCTTTGTCGATCGTTGCCATCACCGATTTGAAGACCGATTTGGGCAGACGCTTCTGCATGACGACCTTGCTGAAGACGTTCTCACCGAAGATCTCGCCCGGCTTCTCGTCTCCGACGAAGCTGACCGCAGGCGGTACATACGCCTCGACGTCTTTGATCGCCTGCAGGCGGACGGTATTTCCACTCATGGCTACCCCTTGACAAGGTGCTGCTCCGCACCTGGATTGTGCGGAGTCCGACCCGGCGACTGTACGAACGATTGGTGGCGGTCGTGTTTCGTCGCTGTGTCCACTGCGAGGCAAAAACGGCGATCGGAGTTTCTTTCCCCGCAGCCGGGGGTAAGTCCGTAGCCAGCACAAACAACTGAAAGGCGTGTTCCATGACCGACGAGTTGACCGTTCGGCGCGTGATCGACGCTCCCCCCGCCTCCGTGTTCACCGCGCTTGTCAACCCCGAGGTCCAGGCCGCGGTCGACGGCTCGGAAATGCTGCGTGGGGCGATCGACCCGATGCCGCTGGGGGCCGTGGGCGACACCTTCGCGATGGACATGTATCAGCCGGAGCTCGGCGAGTACGTCATGGAGAACACCGTGTTCGTGTTCGAGCAGGACCGGCGCATCGGATGGATTCCTCGTCGTCGAGGCATGGAGCCTCGCGGTACGCGGTGGTCCTGGGAGCTCGACGCGGTCTCCGAGGATCGCACTGCCCTGACTCAGGTCTACGACTGGTCACGCGTCACCGACCAGGAGTTCAGGAAGATGGCCGGCTTCCCCCGGGTGACCGAGGATCAGATCGTCGACACCATGCGCCGTCTCGCCGACCATCTCGGCGTCCGCCTCGAAGACTGATCCACACGAAGAAGAAAGAGAGAGCGTCATGGTCGACGTCACCAGAACATTCACCGCCGCAGTGCAGATCGAGAAGGCAGCGGCATTTCTCCGGGACTTCTCCAATGCGGCAGCGTGGGATCCCGGGACTCAGAGTTGCACACAGATTTCCGACGGTCCGGTTGCCGTCGGCACGCAGTGGCACAACGTTTCGAAGTTGTTCGGTATCACCACCGAACTGACCTACACGTTGGTCACCGACGAGCCCGATCACGTCGTGTTCGAAGGTGAGAACAAGACGGCCACGAGCGTCGACGACATCACGTTGACCGCCGAAGGACCGAGCTCGACCCGAGTCGACTACCACGCGAAAATCGAATTCAACGGTGCCGCCAAGGTGGCCGGCCCGTTTCTGAAGGCAGGGTTCGAGGCGAAGGTCGCGCCGGATACGGTGGAGAAGATGACCGAGGCACTCGAGCGACTGGGCTGAGAGCCTTACTTTCGCGCGACGACGGTGAAGTTGTCCGCCGACCTCGTAGGAGCGTCGGGGGCCACGATCGAACCGTCGTCGGCGAAGATCTCGGAGATGGTGAATCCGGCGTCGGTCACCAGTCGTCGCACATCCGTCACCGTGGTGAAGTGCATGAACGGAGCGAAATCGTGCGCAGCGAGCGGAGCGACGGCCCACGTTCCGCGATCGACGACTCGACTGCGCGCAGACCACCAATTGGCAACGCTACGAACGACTCCGGCGGGATCGAGCAGTCGCCTGCCGACGGCGGTCACGATGCGCTCGAGTGAGAACGTGAATTTCTGGGTCGGCCTGCTCAGCTGAAACGGCTTCTCCCCGAACGACGGTCCGTTGCGGTTGAGAGTGGAGAAGACCAGAGTTCCGGACTCGCCGAGGACTCGGTGGAATTCTGCCAGTACCCGACGGCGTTCGTCGTGTGTCACGGTGTCGATTCCGTTGTTGCTGAACACAACCAAGCCGAACTCCCCGTCGGCGAAGTCCGCGAGATCACGTGCGTCGGCCACGTGCGCCGGTAGGTCGGGAAAGTTCCGTCGAAAGCTCGCGATCATGTTCGGTGCGTAGTCGATCGCGACGTAGTTGTCGCTGAGCAGTCGCAGCAGCGCCGTGGTTCGGCCGCTGCCGACGCCCACATCCAGTACCGGTTTTCCGCGAGCAACCCCGGCTGCTGCGACCAGCGCCGCCGCCTCCCCACGGTCGAGAAACCCATCGGTGGGACCCGCGTACTCCACGTATGCAGCGGCTACCCGCGCGCTGTCGAACACGTCTCGATTGTGGTCTATGGACATACGAACACCTCCGCTTCACCGACCGCAGAAACGGGCTCTCCGCCCCCGTGACGAAACGGTACCGGCGAACCCTGAGGTGCGCCTGAGTCGAACCCTCGGCGGACGTGCGCACTTTCCGCCACCCACACCCCCATCCGGGGGTATTCGTGGGGTGACCCGGGTCACTACCGTTCGTCGCACTCGGTATTGCACATTTACCCGATACCCGACAAAACGGAGGAACAATGACCACTGTCTCACCCGACGACCCGGGTGTGTCCGCGTCGACGCCACCTGCGGTGCAGACCAAGACCAGTGTCCGCCGGGTCGCTGTCGCCAGTGGCATCGGCACGACGATCGAGTTCTACGACTTCTTCATCTACGGCACCGCAGCAGCGCTGGTCTTCCCGACGATCTTCTTCCCGGCCCTCGGCTCCACCGCAGGCACGGTGGCCTCGTTCGCGACGTTCGCCGTCGCGTTCATCGCCAGGCCCGTCGGCGCAGTGCTGTTCGGACACTTCGGTGACCGCATCGGCCGCAAGAAGACCCTGATCTCGACACTGCTGCTGATGGGTGTGTCCACGTTCGCGATCGGTCTGCTCCCCGGCGCCGAGACCATCGGCGTGGCCGCGCCGATCATCCTGGTACTGCTCAGGTTCGGACAAGGGTTCGCGGTCGGCGGCGAATGGGCCGGCGCGACCCTGCTCACGGCCGAATACGCACCGCCCGGCAAACGCGGGTTCTACGCGATGTTCCCCCAGCTGGGACCGTCGGCCGCCTTCATCTTCTCCAGCGCGACATTCCTCGCCACCGGTCTCCTGCTCGGCGATACCAACGAGACGTTCCTCAATTACGGTTGGCGAATCCCGTTCCTGCTCAGCGCCGTTCTGGTACTCATCGGCCTGTACATGCGGTTGGCCATCGAGGAGACCCCCGTCTTTCGCGCCAACAAGCTCGTCGAGGAGCAGGCACCGGCGAGCGCGGCTCCGACGAAACTGCCGATCTTCGACGCCTGGCGCATCCAGAAGCGTGAAATCATCACTGCTGCAGGTGCATTGGCATCACTGTTCGCCTTCTTCTACATGGGAACCGCGTACCTGACGAGCTACGGCACCAAGACACTCGGATTCGAGCGCCCGTTCGTGTTGATCACCGGAATCGGAGCCGCGGTGATCTTCGGAATCGCGATCGCGGTCTCTGCCACCTACTCCGATCGGGTGGGACGTCGGCGGGTGATCATGGGAGCGTGCATCATCGCGATACCCTGGTCGATCGCACTGTTCCCCGTTCTCGACACCGGGTCACCGGCAGCGTTCGTGATCGGCATGTGCGTCACGCTGGCCATCTTCGGAGTGGCCTACGGACCGACCGGAGCCCTGCTCCCCGAGCTGTTCCAGACTCGATTCCGTTACACCGGAGCAGGTTTGGGCTACAACCTCGCCGGAGTTCTCGGCGGAGCGATTCCGCCGATGCTCGCTGCACCGCTCACGGCCGCATTCGGCAGCATCTCCATCGGCGTCATGCTGGCCCTGTTGTCGGTACTGAGTCTGGTGTGCACCAAGAGGCTGATCGAGACCAAGGACGTCGACATGACCTGACCCACCACAACGCAGAACCGCGGCCACCCGGAAGTCGGGTGGCCGCGGTTCTTGTCTGCTCTCTACGGACGAAACTCAGTCGTCGCCGCGGGGCGGTGGCGCAACGTCGACGCCACCGGAGTTGTGCTCGGGCCCGGCTGCCGGGTGCCCGGCGGGCACGCGCCCACGCGTCTTCGCGGCCTCGCTGTCCTTGGTGGCACCCTCGGCGAACTTACGACGCCAGCTCTCCTCAGGACGGTAGGGGCCCGGCTTCGGCCGAGTCTTGCCGCCCGGGAACGCCAGCCGTGCGATGGTCCGCTGGACCATGCCCCACTGCTGAAAGAACGGTCCGGTGTTGTACGGCAGCTCGTAGCGCTCGCAGATGTCCTTGATCTTCGGCGCGACGTCCGCGTAGCGAGTGCTGGGCATGTCCGGGTACAGGTGGTGTTCCACCTGGTAGCTGAGGTTGCCGCTCATCAGGTGGAACAGTGGTCCGCCGTCGATGTTGGCGGCACCGACCAGCTGACGGACGTACCAGCCGCCGCGAGTCTCGTTCTCGACCTCTTCCTGGCTGAAGGTGTAGGCCTGGTCGGGAAAGTGGCCGCAGAAGATGATCGCGTTCGACCAGACGTTACGAATGATGTTGGCGGTGAAGTTGGCGGCCAACGTGGACAGGAACGTGCTCTCCACTCCACTGAACCGGCTGTCCAGGAAGGACGCCGTCCTGCGGTTCTTTCCGAACCGAGCCGACCCACGCAGCTTGGACGCCAGACGCGACCTCTTGCTCTCGGGCAACCGGCCACCCGAAGCCAGCTGCGCCAGCGCGAACGCACCGGCGCTGATGATCGGCCAGCCCACGTAGTCCTTGACGAACTGCTTACGCGCCTTGACGCCGATGCCCTTGAGGTCCTCGACGAGATCCTTGATCGGCTTCTCGCCACGACGGATGGCCTCGATGTCGAGATCGTGCAGGGCGACGCCCCACTCGAAGAACGCCATCAGCAGAACGTTGTAGAACGGCTGGGCCAGGTACGCAGGGTGCCACTTCTGACGTGGGTCGATACGCATGATCTCGTACCCGAGATCCTTGTCCTTGCCGCGAATGTTCGTGTACGTGTGGTGCACGTAGTTGTGGGAGTGCTTCCACGAACTGGCGGTGGAGGCGGTGTCCCAGTCCCACACGGACGAATGGATTTCCGGATCGTTCATCCAGTCCCACTGGCCGTGCATGACGTTGTGGCCGATCTCCATGTTCTCGAGGATCTTCGCGATCCCGAGGCATGTCGTTCCGGCGAGCCAGGCCGGCTTGCTGGTGGAGCCGAGAAGCAGCACACGCCCCGCGACCAGCAACTGACGCTGGGCGGCGATCACCGACGTGATGTATTTGCGGTCCTTGTCGCCGAGGCTGGCGTAGACCTCGTCGTGGATGGCGTCGAACTCCTTGGCCAGTTCGGCAATGGTCTCGTCGCTCAGGTGCGCCAACGGGTTCACCGGTTCGTCACTGGTGCCGGTACGCCTGGTGGTTTCGTCGATCGTCATGAATTCCCCTGTTCGATGGTTGATCAGAGTTCGATTTCGATGTCGCCCTCGGCGGTGTTGACACAGATCCGAACCGCTTGCCCCGTAGGTTCGGAGATATCCCCGTTACGTAGGTCACGTAAACGCCCCTTTTTGAGGGTACCTACACAGGTGTGGCAGATGCCGATGCGGCAGCCGTAGGTCAGATCCAACCCGGCTTCTTCACCTGCGGCGAGAATGGTTGTGCCGCCGTCGCATTCGACGTCCTTCTTGCTGTTGAGGAAGCGCACGGTGCCGCCCTCACCTGCATCGTCTCCGCCGCCGATGACCGGTTGGAAGCTCTCGTGATGGAATCTGTCGTAGTCGCCCTGGTCTTTCCAGTACGAGCGCAGATCGTCCAGATGTTCACCCGGGCCGGAGCAGAATGCTTCACGCTCACGCCAATCGGGAACCAGCTCGTCCAGTTCGGAGGCCTTCATCCGCCCCTCGTCGCTGGTGATCCGCAACTTCACCGTGAGCCCGGCGTGCTTGGCCTCGAGCTCGTCGAGCGTGTCCGCGAACATCAACTGCTCGCGGTTGTGCACCGAGTGCACCACGACTGCATCGGTCACCTGATCGTGGTGGTCGAGGGCGCGCAACATGCTGATGATGGGCGTGATCCCGCTGCCCGCGCTGATGAAGACCATTTTTTCCGGAATCGGGCTCGGCAGAGTGAACTCACCCTCGACTTCGCTGAGCCGGACGATATCGCCCGTTCTGATGGTGCCCACCAGGTACGGCGAGACAGTGCCCGAGGGCACCAGCTTGGGGCTGACACTGACCAGGCCGTCCACCGGATCCGGATCGGAGGTGATCGAATACGCCCGCCAGTGGTACCGACCGTCGATGAGCACTCCGAGTCGGACGTACTGCCCGGGCGTGTGGCCCTGCCACTCGAAACCTGGACGGATGTACACCGAGACGGCCTCCGACCCCTCCGGAACCACCCGCTCGACCTTCCCTCGAAGTTCGCGAGTGGTCCACAGCGGGTTGATCATCGACAGGTAGTCGTCGGGCCGGAGCGGATTGAACAACGATCGGACTGCGCGCAGCATCGTCCGTCTCACAAAAGAAACCTGGGGCTTGGCCCCCCGTTCAGCCATACTCAACGGTAACCCTGTGCGCCGCGCTGCACATCCGAATCGCTCAGACTCGAATGAGACTGCTACACAAGGTGAACAGAACCGCGCGATACCGGCCGGTCAGCGCACTCGCGAGACGCGGTCGCCCAGGGCCGCACTCACTTTTCCGTACCAGCCGAGCGGACGCGCAGACCCGCGTGTCGGCACGTCGGCCAGCAGCGCTTCGGCGGTTTCCTCGGCGTCGATCTTGTTGTCGCCGATGCCACCGGTGGCACCTCTCTTGGCCCAACCGACGACGTAACAGCCTGGAACCGGAGTGCCGTCGGCGGCGGTGATACGACCACCCTCGTTGCGAATGGTGCCGGTGATGTCGTCGAACGGAATGCCCGGTGACGGAGTTCCGCGGTATCCGATCGCGAGCAGCACCAGCTCCGACGAGAGAGTGACCGCGTGTTCACCCACCCCCACCTCGATGGACCCCACCGAGCCGCTTCCGTGCAGAGCAGCCGGTGCCCGGCCGAACGCGAACACGATGCGCCGGCCCTGCACCGAGGATCCCAGTTCGACTCGCGTTGCCCCGGCAAGAGCCGATGCGGGAGCGGACAACGGCAGCCGATCGATCGCGTCGACGATTCCGTCCGGACCTGCCACCACGACGTCGACGCCTGCCCGATCGACCAGAGCCTTGCACTCGGAACGAGTGAACGCCGCGAACTCGGGCCCACGACGGGCGAGTACGACGACCTCGTTCACTCGATGGCGACGCAGCTCGGCCAGCGCGTGCGGGGCGATCTCGGTTCCGTCGAGCCCGTCCGGGTCGGCGGTGAGGATACGAGCAGCGTCGAGCGCGACGTTGCCGTTTCCGATGATGGTGACGCGGTCGACGCCGGCGAGATCGATCGCGTCGGCGGGAACGTCGGGGTGGCCGGTGTACCAGCCCACCAGGGTGCGCGCGCTGACGGATCCGTCGAGGTCGATACCGGGAATCTCGAGGGCCCGGTCCTTGTCGGCACCGACGGCGTAGACCACCGAATCGAACTTGCGGGCCAGTTCGACGTGGTCGACGTCCTTACCGACCTCGACGCCCAGCTTCATCGTCACCCGAGGATGAGCGAAGATCCCACGGAAGTGCTCGCTGATGCGTCGGGTACCCAGGTGATCGGGAGCGACGCCGTAGCGGGCGAGACCGCCCGCGACAGGCAGCCGGTCGTAGAAGGTGACGCTGGTGCCGGGCACCCTCAGCAACGCCTGAGCGGTGTAGCAGGCCGCAGGCCCGGTTCCGACGATGGCGATGTCGATCGGCGGGAGGTCGTTGACCGTCGCCACCGGGAATCGGGGCGCGCCCCACTCGGCCACGGCGGGCTTGTCCTTGTAGTAGTCGGCGTTGATGTCGGCATAGATCTGCTGATCCGGCGTCAGTCTCGAGACGCGCGTGATCGCGTCCACCGGACACGCGTCGGCGCAGGCTCCGCAGTCGATGCACGAGCGCGGATCGATGTAGAGCAGTTCCGTCTTACCGAAGTCCGGCTCGTCGGGTGTCGGGTGAATGCAATTGACCGGACACACCGACAGGCAGGATGCGTCGTTGCAACAGTTCTGCGTGATCGCGAACGGCATGGGTTATCGGATGTCCTTCACGGCCTCGAGCGGGAGCGGTGCGATCAGAGCATGTGCAAGCGACGGTAGATCATCTCGGCCGGCTTGGTGATCAAACCGCAGTCGAGAAGAAATGCCATCAGGTGCTCGCTCGAAGTACGCATCATCGTGTGGTGGTGCGCGTTGTTCTTCGCTTCCTTCACCGCGCGGTCGACGTCGAGGCCCGCTGCTGCGTAGACCTCCTTGTTGACCATGTTGGACACGATCAGCCGAGCAGCGATCGCGACGACGAGCGCACTGGTCTTGCGGCGAGCAGGGCTCTTCTGGGCGATCTCCTCACGCATCTGAGCGCGCGCGAAGGTCATGTGCCGTGATTCCTCGACGACGTGGATCTTGCTGGTGGTGCGCACGAGTGGCAGCACGTTTTCGCCGCGCATCCAGTCGCGCTGCATGACGTCGAGCACCTCTTCGGCGACGAGGATGCCGCCGTAGGCGACCTCGGCGGACGCGAGAGCCTTGAAGCCGCGGCCGAGTTCGATGCTCGATCGACGCGGCAGGTATGCCTTGATGCCCATCTTCTGGCAGGCGCGCGCGAACATGATCGAGTGACGGCACTCGTCGGCGATCTCGGTGAGCGCGAATTGGAAGTCGGAGTTCGACGAGTCCTTGCAGTACTGATCGCGCAGAACCATCTGCTGCAGGATCATCTCGAACCAGATGCCGGTGCTCATGATGGAGCAGACCTCGTGGCGAGTGAGCGTGATGCGCTGCTCCTCGCTCATCTCGTCCCACAGCTTCGTCCCGTACAGGGTGCTCCACTCCGGATTGAGTCCGTAGAGGGAGGGATCGAGGTCGGCTTCCCAGTCGACTTCCTCGGACGGGTCGTAGGACAGCTGGGCGGCGGAATCGAGCAGACGAGCAGAAACGTCCTCCGGCTCGAGAACGTCGTTCCGGGACAGTGTGCTGGTCATCGCCGTGGTTCCTTCCATCGTCGAAAAGGCTGTCGGTAACTGTTACGGAGATTACCAGGTACTCAGCGACACAGGTAGTCGTTCGGGCAGAAGTTCCTGGATTCTTTTCGCCGGACCCCTAGAGTTCGAGCGTGCCGAACACGGAGAACCACCGGTGATCGCCGCCCTGCGATCTGCCCTCGAACGCAGACCCATGCGTCTGTACGCGGTGGGAATGGTGTCGGCCAACGCCATCGGGGCCGTCATCGTGTTCGTATTGGCGCGCTTCGTCCTGCCGCTGCCGGTCGGTTCCGAAGAGATCCTGTCGGACCGAAATTACCTGGCGTTCTTCGTGTACCTACCGGTCGCGATCGCCATCGGTATCGGGCTCGGGCTCCGCGTCGCAGCACCCCTGATTCGGTGGCTGCACACCGGAGGAACACCGACGGACGAGACCGCGATCGCCGTCGTCCGACTGCCGTTGCGCCAACTCGGCGTCCACGTTCTGTTGTGGGCGCTCGGCGTCGCGGTGTTCGTCTCGGTCAATGCGTCGGCCGGTGCCGCGCTGTCGATCATCGTGGCGATCGCCGTCAGCTTCGGCGGCTTGGCAACGTGCTCGCTGGGTTACCTGGTGGCCGAACGAACTCTTCGCCCGATCACAGCCGCGGTGATGGACGTCGGTGCGGTCACCGATTCCGCAGCTCTCGGTGTTCGGCTTCGTGTCGTTCTCATCTGGGTCCTGAGCACAGCGATTCCCGTTCTCGGGTTGGGCCTCATCGGACTCGGCAGGTTGATCGACACCGTCATCCCTCCCGACGTCGATCTTTCCCCCGCGATGGTGTCGCTCTCCGCGGTTGCCCTGGTCGTCGGATTCGGCGGCATGTTTCTGGTCGGACGCTCCGTCTCGGACCCGCTGCAGCAGGTCAGCAGCGCCATGCAACGCGTCGAAGCCGGGGCGACCGATACCCGTGTCGACGTCTACGACGCCTCCGAGATCGGCCGTTTGCAGAACGGGTTCAACAAGATGGTGGTCGGACTGGACGAGCGCGAACGTCTCCGATCGCTGTTCGGTCGCCACGTGGGCCAGGACGTCGCCCAACGAGCGCTCGCGAGCGCACCCCGCCTCGGCGGCGAGAATCGGACTGTGGCGGTGCTGTTCGTCGATCTCGTGGGTTCGACGGCTCGCGCCGAACGAGAATCGGCCGAAGCCGTGGTGGACTGGCTCAATCGATTTTTCGCGGTCGTCGTGGAGCACGGCGAGCGAGGCGGCGGATTCGTCAACAAGTTCGAGGGTGATGCCGCATTGCTGATCTTCGGTGCTCCGGTCGATCACCCGGATCCCGCGACCGCCGCACTACGCACCGCGCGCACCCTGGCGGCCGAACTGTCCATCGACGGCGACTACGAGTTGGGCATCGGAGTCACGTACGGATCGGTCATCGCCGGCAACATCGGCGCCGAGTCGCGTTTCGAGTACACCGTCATCGGCGACACGGTGAACCAGGCGGCCCGGCTCACCGATCTCGCCAAGGATGACCCCGACACCGACGTGCTCACGTCGTCGACGGTGCTCGATCACGCATCCGACGACGAACGCACGCACTGGACGACGGGCGAGACGGTGACACTGCGCGGCCGCTCGACACCGACCATTCTGGCTGCGCCCGTGCGGCCCCGCTGACGATCGCTCGGCCGAAAAAAATTCGAAGGTTTCCCGTTCGACTCCGATGGGGCATACCCCCCGAACCAACTCACCCCATCGCGCTTACGCGAGACGTTGACTGGTACAACGTCTCTCGCTCCGAAAGGCAACCATGCCCGCAATTCTGTTCGGCTCGATCAGCACACTCGTCGACACGTCCGAACTGCAGCGTCGCTCGTTCAACGAGGCGTTCGCAGCGCACGATCTGAACTGGAACTGGTCCCGGGACGACTACCGGGCCATGCTCGGCTCGAACGGTGGTGCCGACCGCATCAGCGAATACGCGTCCGAGACCGGTACCGAGGTGGACGCCGCGGCAGTACACGCCACCAAATCGGAGATCTTCCAACGACTGATCGGCGAGTCCGACGTCAAGACACGTCCGGGAGTCGCCGACACGATCGACTCCGCCAAAGCGAACGGCCTCAAAGTCGGCTTCGTGACGACGACCTCGCGAGAGAACATCGACGCGCTCCTCGCGGCTCTGTCTCCCGAACTCACCGCCGACTCGTTCGACGTCATCGTCGACGCCACCTCGGTCGAGCCGGGAAAGCCCGACCCCGCCTCGTACCAGTACGCGCTGAAGACGCTGGGCGAGAACGCGTCCGACAGTGTGGCCATCGAAGACAACGCCGGCGGTGTCCAGGCGGCAGCGGCTGCGGGCATCACCTGTGTGGCATTCCCCAACGAGAACACTGCGGGCACCGAATTCGACTCGGCCACCGAGACCGTAGATGCACTCGATCCCGAGCGCGTCCGAGCTCTGCTCTCCGCCTGAGCCCGACCTGCGGAGCGCGCGTTTTGTCTGACCTTCTCATCCAATCCTCCAGGAGTAACCAGTGAGCAATCTTCAGGCCCAGGTCGTTGCCGGGGACAGGTCGTTTCGCGTCGAGGGATACGAGCGCATCGAGTACGACCTGATCTACGTCGACGGGGTGTTCGCGATCGAGAACACCGAATTGGCCGACAGCTACCGGCCGTACGGTCGCGCGCTGATGGTCGTCGACGAAGCGGTGCACGACATCTACGGCGACCGGATCAGCGCATACTTCGATCACCACGAGATCGCGCTGACGGTGGTTCCGGTGCACATCGCGGAGACCGCCAAGTCGCTGGAGACCTTCGAGCGCATCGTGGGTGAGTTCGATGCATTCGGTCTGGTCCGCACCGAGCCGGTACTGGTGGTGGGCGGCGGACTGACAACGGACGTAGCAGGATTCGCGTGCGCCAGCTACCGCCGCAACACCCCGTACATCCGCATTCCCACCACCCTGATCGGCTTGATCGATGCAAGCGTGTCCATCAAGGTGGCCGTCAACTACGGAAAGCACAAGAACCGCCTCGGTGCCTACCACGCGTCACAGAAGGTGCTGCTGGACTTCTCGTTCCTCGGCACGCTGCCCGAGGACCAGGTGCGCAACGGCATGGCCGAGCTGATCAAGATCTCCGTGGTCGGCAACTTGGAAATCTTCGAGATGCTCGAACAGTACGGGCCCGAACTGCTGCGAACCCGATTCGGCCATCTCGACGGAACAG
This genomic window contains:
- a CDS encoding glutamine synthetase III family protein — encoded protein: MSGNTVRLQAIKDVEAYVPPAVSFVGDEKPGEIFGENVFSKVVMQKRLPKSVFKSVMATIDKGKKLDPMVADAVASAMKDWALEKGATHYAHVFYPLTGLTAEKHDSFFDPVGDGSALAEFAGKTLIQGEPDASSFPNGGLRNTFEARGYTGWDVTSPAYVLENPNGNTLCIPTVFVSMTGEALDHKTPLLRSQQAMGGHAERILKLFGHENVENIVSFCGPEQEYFLVDRHFFLARPDLLNAGRTLFGSKPPKGQEFDDHYFGAIPERVLGFMMDTERELFKLGIPAKTRHNEVAPGQFEIAPMFERGNIAADHQQLLMTTFKTIAKKHGMECLFHEKPFEGVNGSGKHVNFSLGNSDLGSLLVPGDNPHDNAQFLVFCAAVIRAVHKYGGLLRASVASATNDHRLGANEAPPAIISIFLGDQLADVFDQIAKGAATSSKGKGTMMIGADTLPVLPTDPGDRNRTSPFAFTGNRFEFRAPGSMQTVNGPMVTINTIMAEALDYMATNLETAVADGTDFDTAVQNLLTEIITEHGAVVFNGDGYSDNWQIEAEARGLPNLRTTLDALPELISDSAMELFEKYKVFNHREMHSRYEVGLEQYALTVFVEARLTLEMGQTSILPAAVRYQTELAQNVSALKGAGVDDVDMTALQAVSAPLSELRAALTTLKTALEADPGGEALAEATHAKDELLPAMAAVRSAADTLEAMVADDLWPLPTYQEMLYIL
- a CDS encoding SRPBCC domain-containing protein is translated as MTDELTVRRVIDAPPASVFTALVNPEVQAAVDGSEMLRGAIDPMPLGAVGDTFAMDMYQPELGEYVMENTVFVFEQDRRIGWIPRRRGMEPRGTRWSWELDAVSEDRTALTQVYDWSRVTDQEFRKMAGFPRVTEDQIVDTMRRLADHLGVRLED
- a CDS encoding SRPBCC family protein, whose translation is MVDVTRTFTAAVQIEKAAAFLRDFSNAAAWDPGTQSCTQISDGPVAVGTQWHNVSKLFGITTELTYTLVTDEPDHVVFEGENKTATSVDDITLTAEGPSSTRVDYHAKIEFNGAAKVAGPFLKAGFEAKVAPDTVEKMTEALERLG
- a CDS encoding class I SAM-dependent methyltransferase encodes the protein MSIDHNRDVFDSARVAAAYVEYAGPTDGFLDRGEAAALVAAAGVARGKPVLDVGVGSGRTTALLRLLSDNYVAIDYAPNMIASFRRNFPDLPAHVADARDLADFADGEFGLVVFSNNGIDTVTHDERRRVLAEFHRVLGESGTLVFSTLNRNGPSFGEKPFQLSRPTQKFTFSLERIVTAVGRRLLDPAGVVRSVANWWSARSRVVDRGTWAVAPLAAHDFAPFMHFTTVTDVRRLVTDAGFTISEIFADDGSIVAPDAPTRSADNFTVVARK
- a CDS encoding MFS transporter; protein product: MTTVSPDDPGVSASTPPAVQTKTSVRRVAVASGIGTTIEFYDFFIYGTAAALVFPTIFFPALGSTAGTVASFATFAVAFIARPVGAVLFGHFGDRIGRKKTLISTLLLMGVSTFAIGLLPGAETIGVAAPIILVLLRFGQGFAVGGEWAGATLLTAEYAPPGKRGFYAMFPQLGPSAAFIFSSATFLATGLLLGDTNETFLNYGWRIPFLLSAVLVLIGLYMRLAIEETPVFRANKLVEEQAPASAAPTKLPIFDAWRIQKREIITAAGALASLFAFFYMGTAYLTSYGTKTLGFERPFVLITGIGAAVIFGIAIAVSATYSDRVGRRRVIMGACIIAIPWSIALFPVLDTGSPAAFVIGMCVTLAIFGVAYGPTGALLPELFQTRFRYTGAGLGYNLAGVLGGAIPPMLAAPLTAAFGSISIGVMLALLSVLSLVCTKRLIETKDVDMT
- a CDS encoding fatty acid desaturase family protein — translated: MTIDETTRRTGTSDEPVNPLAHLSDETIAELAKEFDAIHDEVYASLGDKDRKYITSVIAAQRQLLVAGRVLLLGSTSKPAWLAGTTCLGIAKILENMEIGHNVMHGQWDWMNDPEIHSSVWDWDTASTASSWKHSHNYVHHTYTNIRGKDKDLGYEIMRIDPRQKWHPAYLAQPFYNVLLMAFFEWGVALHDLDIEAIRRGEKPIKDLVEDLKGIGVKARKQFVKDYVGWPIISAGAFALAQLASGGRLPESKRSRLASKLRGSARFGKNRRTASFLDSRFSGVESTFLSTLAANFTANIIRNVWSNAIIFCGHFPDQAYTFSQEEVENETRGGWYVRQLVGAANIDGGPLFHLMSGNLSYQVEHHLYPDMPSTRYADVAPKIKDICERYELPYNTGPFFQQWGMVQRTIARLAFPGGKTRPKPGPYRPEESWRRKFAEGATKDSEAAKTRGRVPAGHPAAGPEHNSGGVDVAPPPRGDD